DNA sequence from the Candidatus Saccharibacteria bacterium genome:
AATCAATTGAATACTAAATCTCACACTAAAAAAACTCGTGCCGGACGCGGTATAGCGGCCGGACGTGGCAAAACAGCAGGACGTGGCACCAAAGGACAGAACGCCAGAACTGGTGGCGGTGTACGACCTGGATTTGAAGGTGGGCAAAATCCGCTATTGCAGCGTATTCCAAAGCTGCGTGGTTTTATATCAGCTCGTAAGGCAGCTGAAGTAGTCTACACTAACCAACTTGGATCGCTAAAGTCGAATGTTGATAATTTCACGCTTTTTGATGCAGGTTTGGTTAGTAGCCCGCATACAAAGGTAAAGCTACTGCTTAAGGGCGAGGTATCAAAGAAGTTTGATATCAAGTTACAGTCCGCAAGCAAGCAAGCTATCGAAGTAGTACAAAAGGCCGGCGGTAGTTTTACGAAAGTAGATCAAGTAAAACGACAGGCTAAACCAAAAACTACTAAGTAATTCTGTCGCTCCACTATAAATTGAGGAGATTGTACGGTATCCTGTAGCGTAGAGCGAAAAAACTTAGAAAGTGTTAAGGGGTAAAACGAAACATGAACTGGAAGATTATTTGGCGGTCATTGAGAAATAGCGACATGCGTCGCCGGGTTCTCGCTGTACTGGGTATTTTGCTGGTGTTTCGTATATTGGCACATGTACCTATACCGCTTGAAGATTCAGAGACATTGGTACAGATACTAGAGAATCTGTTTTCTGCTGACACGCCTCAGCTACTGAGCTTTATTGATATTATTTCCGGAGGTGCATTGGCGAATTTCTCGATAATGATCGTTGGTCTTGGACCATACATTAATGCTAGCATCATTATGCAGCTCTTAACTCGCGCCATTCCAAAATTAGAGACGTTAAATAAAGAGGGTGGCTTTGGGCGCAAAAAGATCAACCAATACACTAGAATGCTAACGTTCCCATTGGCAATTATTCAGTCAATCGGTGCAATTTATTTGGTCAGGCAGGCTGCAACCCGTGTCGGAGGTATAGGCGATATCACCGCGAACACTTCGATTTTACAGTGGGTGTTGATGGTGTCAGCCCTTACTGGCGGTGCTATGTTACTTATGTGGCTTGGTGAACTCATTACTGAACAAGGCATAGGCAATGGTATATCTTTGTTAATTACTGCCGGGATCGTGAGCCAGTTACCGGTTACTATTCAATCCATCCAGGACGCAGTGTTTCGAGGACCTGGCGATATGGAGGTCTTTGGTATAAGCCTAAATAGCGTAGAGGCTATATACGCAATGGTTATTCTAGTCGCAACAGTGCTGTTAACGGTGGGTATCGTCAAATTGAACGAATCTGCACGCAGATTAACAATTCATTATGCTAAGCGAGTACAAGGCAATCGAACTTACGGTGGAGTCACCAC
Encoded proteins:
- the rplO gene encoding 50S ribosomal protein L15, yielding MKYNQLNTKSHTKKTRAGRGIAAGRGKTAGRGTKGQNARTGGGVRPGFEGGQNPLLQRIPKLRGFISARKAAEVVYTNQLGSLKSNVDNFTLFDAGLVSSPHTKVKLLLKGEVSKKFDIKLQSASKQAIEVVQKAGGSFTKVDQVKRQAKPKTTK
- the secY gene encoding preprotein translocase subunit SecY, translated to MNWKIIWRSLRNSDMRRRVLAVLGILLVFRILAHVPIPLEDSETLVQILENLFSADTPQLLSFIDIISGGALANFSIMIVGLGPYINASIIMQLLTRAIPKLETLNKEGGFGRKKINQYTRMLTFPLAIIQSIGAIYLVRQAATRVGGIGDITANTSILQWVLMVSALTGGAMLLMWLGELITEQGIGNGISLLITAGIVSQLPVTIQSIQDAVFRGPGDMEVFGISLNSVEAIYAMVILVATVLLTVGIVKLNESARRLTIHYAKRVQGNRTYGGVTTTMPIKLITAGVIPIIFAVAFLSVPSFAGQILIGMSSERLQVIGEKLSIWFANPTAETFAAGGWEPFIYPVTYFLLVFMFTFFYTGITFNAKEIAENLQKQGGFIEGVRSGLQTEKYLSKVVNRLTLFGATALGFIALTPIIGQIFLTSNIAIGGTSILILVAVAVETLRSIESRALMVTYDQYEQPDFFTEMEQRQEEEKTSSRRKKVLSKLRRKNKS